One genomic window of Argopecten irradians isolate NY unplaced genomic scaffold, Ai_NY scaffold_0167, whole genome shotgun sequence includes the following:
- the LOC138311970 gene encoding uncharacterized protein, whose product MRGPCRQTRGYGIQKFKPELYLALEMWLRNTFLKQIEKDYFTMWGTIRGAGDSLLHLLKDSPGNADLYISQVMFREAISRIVMEISSISWKSAHSICKATESESWRKSLKLCNKKLKS is encoded by the exons ATGAGAGGACCATGTAGACAGACAAGAGGATATGGCATCCAGAAATTTAAACCTGAG TTGTACCTGGCTCTGGAGATGTGGTTGAGgaacacatttttaaaacaaatagagaagga CTACTTCACAATGTGGGGAACTATACGCGGCGCAGGAGACAGTCTGCTACATCTTTTAAAGGATTCACCAGG AAATGCTGACTTGTACATATCACAAGTAATGTTCAGAGAAGCCATTTCAAGGATCGTCATGGAAATTTCTTCAATCTCGTGGAAGTCGGCGCATTCCATCTGCAAAGCGACTGAATCAGAGTCTTGGCGAAAATCTTTGAAGTTGTGTAACAAAAAACTTAAATCGTAA